From the genome of Negativicoccus succinicivorans, one region includes:
- a CDS encoding class I SAM-dependent methyltransferase has product MKQSNFIDNKTKADYKNWVPKRLLKAKIAESIVCLILFILFGASDLILQGRQRTIWGIILGLAALILLFFSIMLSHMYRTFDYKGKRKLAKTIIEGVAEYVEIPDGGVGLDVGCGSGALTIACAKRNPKATMVGCDVWSGGYKGEFSKKLCQDNARAEGVTNVSFENGNAVKLPFEDESFDVVTSNYVYHNIIGHNKQKLLLETFRVLKKGGVFVIHDLIKKSNYGNIEKFIEKLKAEGYEDIKLIDTTNGMFVGHREAMFLCLAGSTLLIGRK; this is encoded by the coding sequence ATGAAACAATCAAATTTTATTGATAACAAGACAAAAGCTGACTACAAAAACTGGGTTCCTAAAAGATTGTTGAAGGCTAAGATTGCTGAAAGTATTGTATGTCTTATTTTATTCATCTTATTTGGTGCAAGTGACCTCATTCTTCAAGGAAGGCAAAGGACTATCTGGGGAATTATTTTGGGACTTGCAGCCTTGATACTTTTATTCTTTTCAATCATGCTTTCTCATATGTATCGAACTTTTGATTACAAGGGTAAGAGAAAACTCGCCAAAACTATTATAGAAGGTGTCGCAGAGTATGTTGAGATACCGGATGGTGGAGTTGGACTTGATGTAGGATGTGGCAGCGGTGCACTTACCATAGCATGTGCAAAAAGAAATCCAAAAGCGACCATGGTGGGTTGTGACGTATGGAGCGGGGGATATAAGGGTGAATTTTCAAAGAAGCTCTGCCAGGACAATGCGAGGGCTGAGGGAGTAACAAATGTGAGCTTTGAAAATGGCAATGCGGTCAAGCTTCCATTTGAAGATGAGAGCTTCGATGTAGTGACTAGCAACTATGTTTATCACAATATAATTGGACATAATAAACAGAAGCTTCTATTAGAAACTTTTCGCGTACTTAAAAAAGGCGGCGTTTTTGTTATACATGACTTGATAAAGAAATCAAATTATGGAAACATAGAAAAATTTATCGAAAAATTGAAAGCTGAAGGATACGAAGATATAAAACTAATTGACACGACCAATGGAATGTTTGTCGGACATAGAGAAGCTATGTTTTTATGCCTTGCAGGTTCAACTTTGCTCATTGGGAGAAAATAA
- a CDS encoding alpha/beta hydrolase has product MSVAYNIASTIVRLAGVKKVFLKNKEEMLEYAKGKNSKTVFDLDKARKRAERKNYYLIVRDVMGYRLISYQKNEGTTDGAVLYLFGGGMITQPDKLDFALSERIMEQTGKDVWFLFYPLCSEDVKIDKTYEVSFETYRLMTESYKAENISVLGFSSGAALALGIFLHNNAIGRPVKMPGKIISVSPGGIPDVNLKENKEIWARVNALNHKDIIIEPTYFKTAREITKGDKDLPEYMLDGTVGDFTDFPKTYFYYGENECLYAFAEEFKKAMEKYKAPYEIIVGKGMCHCYPLARFFREGRQAQDEIIELLKQ; this is encoded by the coding sequence ATGAGCGTTGCATATAACATTGCATCGACAATAGTAAGACTTGCCGGTGTCAAAAAAGTGTTTTTAAAGAACAAAGAAGAGATGCTTGAGTATGCAAAGGGAAAAAACTCAAAGACGGTATTTGATTTAGATAAGGCGAGGAAAAGAGCCGAGAGAAAAAATTACTATCTCATTGTAAGAGACGTTATGGGATACAGGCTTATATCCTATCAAAAGAATGAGGGTACTACAGACGGAGCGGTGCTATATCTCTTCGGTGGAGGAATGATTACACAACCGGACAAATTGGATTTTGCTTTGTCGGAAAGAATAATGGAACAAACCGGCAAAGATGTTTGGTTTTTATTCTATCCACTTTGCTCGGAAGATGTAAAGATAGATAAGACATACGAAGTTTCATTTGAAACCTATAGGCTGATGACAGAAAGTTATAAGGCGGAAAACATAAGTGTCCTGGGATTTTCATCAGGAGCTGCCCTGGCTCTTGGAATATTTTTGCACAACAATGCAATTGGAAGACCTGTTAAAATGCCCGGCAAAATAATTTCAGTATCACCGGGCGGCATACCCGATGTAAATCTAAAAGAAAATAAAGAGATTTGGGCAAGAGTAAATGCACTTAATCACAAAGACATAATAATTGAACCTACATATTTTAAAACGGCAAGGGAAATTACAAAAGGCGATAAAGATCTGCCTGAATATATGCTTGACGGAACTGTGGGAGATTTTACCGACTTTCCGAAAACATATTTTTATTACGGCGAAAATGAATGCCTCTATGCCTTTGCGGAGGAATTTAAAAAAGCAATGGAAAAATACAAAGCTCCATACGAAATCATTGTAGGTAAAGGAATGTGTCACTGCTATCCCTTGGCTAGATTTTTTAGGGAGGGCAGACAGGCCCAGGATGAAATTATTGAATTGTTAAAACAATAA
- a CDS encoding type I restriction-modification system subunit M N-terminal domain-containing protein — protein MRFKSKIEGHGYKDFLLGFIFYKYLSENEEKCLKTKKFRKYQ, from the coding sequence ATGCGGTTCAAGTCCAAAATAGAAGGGCATGGATATAAAGACTTTCTTTTAGGTTTTATTTTTTACAAGTATCTGTCGGAGAACGAAGAAAAGTGTTTAAAGACGAAAAAATTTCGAAAGTATCAATGA
- the uvrB gene encoding excinuclease ABC subunit UvrB, whose amino-acid sequence MKHLKRTYSGTPVPFKVHAPFQPMGDQPQAIADLAQGIRDGHWAQVLLGATGTGKTYTMAKVIEEVQKPTLIIAPNKTLAAQLASEFQAFFPDNEVAYFVSYYDYYQPESYIPSTDTYIEKDASINDEIDKLRHSATMSLFERRDVIIVASVSCIYGLGDPEDYTEMVASLRKGQVKPQEEILRKLVDIQYTRNDMNLVRGTFRVRGDTIEVFPVGESEQIIRIEMFGDEIDRLTEIDTLTGEVIAERTHVAIYPASHYVTTGAKMERALHSIEAELDERLAVLQSENKLLEAQRLEQRTRYDLEMIREIGYCSGIENYSRHLSGRAPGEAPYTLLDYFPDDFLIMVDESHVTVPQLRGMYAGDRSRKLSLIDYGFRLPSAADNRPLMFDEFVERINQIVYISATPGPYEMSVQTNMAEQIIRPTGLLDPSVEVRPIRGQMDDLLGEIRARVKDNERVMITTLTKKMAEDLTDFLKEMDVKVRYLHSDIATIERAEIIRDLRAGVFDVLVGINLLREGLDMPEVSLVAILDADKEGFLRSDTSLIQTIGRAARNAKGHVILYADHVTDSMARAMEETKRRREIQEAYNTEHDITPKTIIKEVKDLISLTKVAETDWRKEYDADMSEATDESLHARIVETEKAMRQAAKDLEFEKAAQCRDELGRLRQEWADRFGSQARDKMRAMKKKPRRHR is encoded by the coding sequence ATGAAGCATTTAAAAAGAACATACAGCGGTACGCCCGTTCCGTTCAAAGTCCACGCTCCGTTTCAGCCGATGGGCGATCAGCCGCAAGCGATCGCGGATTTGGCGCAGGGGATTCGTGACGGTCATTGGGCGCAGGTGCTGCTGGGAGCTACCGGCACCGGCAAGACGTATACGATGGCGAAAGTGATTGAAGAGGTGCAAAAACCGACCTTAATCATCGCGCCGAATAAAACGCTCGCGGCGCAGTTGGCGAGCGAGTTTCAAGCGTTTTTCCCCGATAATGAAGTGGCTTACTTTGTCAGTTACTACGATTACTACCAGCCGGAATCCTATATTCCGTCAACGGATACTTATATTGAAAAAGACGCGTCGATCAATGATGAGATCGATAAGTTGCGTCACTCGGCAACGATGAGTTTATTCGAGCGCCGTGACGTGATTATTGTCGCGTCGGTTTCCTGCATTTACGGCTTGGGCGATCCGGAGGATTATACGGAGATGGTGGCGTCCCTGCGTAAAGGTCAGGTGAAGCCGCAAGAGGAAATTCTGCGCAAGTTGGTGGATATTCAATACACACGCAATGATATGAATTTAGTCCGCGGCACGTTTCGCGTGCGCGGTGATACGATCGAAGTGTTTCCGGTCGGCGAGTCGGAGCAGATCATCCGCATCGAGATGTTCGGTGATGAGATTGATCGCTTGACGGAAATCGATACGCTCACGGGCGAAGTGATCGCCGAGCGTACGCATGTCGCGATTTATCCGGCGAGCCATTACGTCACGACCGGCGCGAAAATGGAGCGCGCGTTGCACTCCATCGAAGCGGAACTGGATGAACGATTGGCGGTATTGCAATCGGAAAATAAATTATTGGAAGCGCAACGTTTGGAGCAGCGCACCCGTTACGATTTGGAAATGATTCGGGAGATCGGATACTGCTCGGGCATCGAAAATTACTCGCGGCATCTCTCGGGCAGGGCGCCCGGTGAAGCGCCGTATACGCTGCTGGATTATTTCCCCGATGATTTTTTAATCATGGTCGACGAATCGCATGTCACGGTGCCGCAATTGCGCGGCATGTACGCCGGTGACCGTTCCCGTAAATTATCGTTGATCGACTACGGTTTTCGTCTGCCTTCGGCGGCGGACAACCGACCGTTGATGTTTGATGAGTTTGTCGAACGGATCAATCAGATCGTCTATATTTCGGCGACGCCCGGTCCGTATGAAATGTCGGTACAAACGAATATGGCCGAGCAGATTATTCGTCCCACGGGTCTGTTGGATCCGTCGGTGGAAGTGCGACCGATTCGCGGTCAGATGGATGATCTGTTGGGCGAAATCCGCGCGCGCGTGAAAGACAATGAGCGCGTGATGATTACCACGCTTACGAAAAAGATGGCGGAAGATTTGACGGATTTTCTCAAAGAAATGGATGTCAAAGTGCGCTACCTGCACAGTGATATCGCCACCATCGAAAGGGCGGAGATTATTCGCGATCTGCGCGCCGGTGTATTTGATGTGCTGGTCGGCATCAACCTGCTGCGCGAAGGATTGGATATGCCGGAAGTTTCTCTCGTCGCGATTTTGGACGCGGATAAGGAAGGCTTTTTGCGTTCCGATACCAGCTTGATCCAGACGATCGGGCGGGCGGCCCGTAACGCCAAGGGGCATGTCATTTTATACGCGGATCATGTCACGGACTCGATGGCGCGCGCGATGGAAGAAACAAAACGCCGCCGCGAAATACAAGAGGCGTATAATACGGAACACGATATTACACCGAAGACCATTATTAAAGAAGTGAAAGATTTAATTTCCCTGACTAAGGTGGCGGAAACGGATTGGCGCAAGGAATATGACGCCGATATGAGCGAAGCGACCGATGAAAGCCTGCATGCCCGCATTGTGGAGACGGAAAAGGCCATGCGCCAAGCGGCGAAAGATTTGGAGTTTGAGAAAGCGGCGCAATGCCGCGATGAACTCGGGCGTTTGCGCCAGGAATGGGCGGATCGGTTCGGTTCGCAGGCACGGGATAAGATGCGCGCGATGAAGAAAAAACCGCGTCGTCATCGCTGA
- the uvrA gene encoding excinuclease ABC subunit UvrA, giving the protein MKEEMIIRGARQHNLQNIDLRLPRDKFIVFTGLSGSGKSSLAFDTIYAEGQRRYVESLSAYARQFLGQMDKPDVDYIAGLSPAISIDQKTTSRNPRSTVGTVTEIYDYLRLLYARVGRPFCPHCGKPITQQTVEQITDAILALPEGTRFLLLAPVVRAQKGTHKKTLERLRKEGYARVRVDGEVRSLDEEIDLEKNRKHVIEVVVDRLIAREGLAQRLAGSLETALGLGEGVVYAQVVDGEQYVFSQHFACPDCGISLPEPEPRLFSFNNPMGACPVCTGLGASLEPDFSLIVPDPDLPFKDGAVQALSTNRNSWFMVQLVPFLKSYGLTLDNSYSDLPAEGKRYLRDGTSKKFRFRYENMRGEVKSYDRAFEGVVPMVKRRHRDAFSDSQRQEMERYMTEVPCTECQGARLKPEVLAFKVGGLNIHELTCLSIAEIRDFLNELELTEKEMIIAHQIVKELNARIGFLYDVGLGYLTLARSSGTLSGGEAQRIRLATQIGSGLVGVLYILDEPSIGLHQRDNDRLLATLKGLRDLGNSLIVVEHDEDTIRAADHIVDIGPGAGEYGGQIVAQGDLKTILQTPQSLTGQYLAGKRYIPVPAQRRKGNGKKLVVRGASEHNLQNIDVTFPLGCLTVVTGVSGSGKSTLVNEILYKGLANGLYRKYHRTGTYKSITGAKNIDKIIDINQQPIGRTPRSNPVTYTGVFTPIRELYSQTPEAKLRGYKPGRFSFNMSGGRCEACKGDGIIKIEMHFLPDVYVPCEVCHGARYNRETLEVKYKGKNISDVLNMTVDEAVEFFANHPAIVRKLQTIQDVGLGYIRLGQPATTLSGGEAQRVKLATELAKRSTGKTLYLLDEPTTGLHVADIHKLMDVLQRIVDEGDTVVIIEHNLDVIKCADHIIDLGPEGGSGGGTIVATGTPEEVAAVPESYTGHYLAPLLERAQKLGQVEDRHAASE; this is encoded by the coding sequence ATGAAAGAAGAAATGATCATTCGCGGGGCGCGTCAACATAATTTGCAAAATATTGATTTGCGTCTGCCGCGGGATAAATTTATTGTTTTCACAGGACTTTCCGGCAGCGGCAAGTCCTCCCTCGCGTTTGACACTATTTACGCGGAAGGCCAGCGCCGTTATGTGGAGTCTTTATCCGCGTATGCGCGGCAGTTTCTCGGGCAGATGGATAAGCCAGATGTCGATTATATCGCGGGACTTTCGCCGGCCATTTCGATCGATCAGAAAACGACCAGCCGCAACCCGCGTTCGACGGTCGGCACGGTGACTGAGATCTACGACTACTTGCGTCTTTTGTACGCGCGGGTAGGTCGACCGTTTTGCCCGCATTGCGGCAAGCCGATCACGCAACAGACGGTCGAACAGATTACGGATGCCATTTTAGCTTTACCGGAAGGCACGCGCTTTCTCTTACTGGCGCCGGTCGTTCGGGCGCAAAAAGGCACGCATAAAAAGACGCTGGAGCGCTTGCGTAAAGAAGGCTATGCGCGTGTACGCGTCGACGGTGAAGTGCGGAGTCTCGATGAAGAGATTGATTTGGAGAAAAATCGTAAACACGTCATCGAGGTGGTGGTCGATCGACTGATCGCGCGCGAAGGCTTGGCGCAGCGTTTGGCCGGCTCGCTCGAAACGGCGCTCGGTTTGGGGGAAGGCGTCGTGTACGCGCAGGTGGTGGACGGAGAGCAATATGTGTTCAGTCAGCATTTCGCCTGTCCGGATTGCGGGATCTCCTTGCCGGAACCGGAACCTCGGCTTTTTTCCTTTAATAATCCGATGGGAGCGTGTCCCGTTTGCACGGGTCTGGGCGCGAGCCTGGAACCGGATTTCAGTCTGATCGTACCGGATCCCGATTTGCCGTTCAAAGACGGCGCGGTGCAAGCGCTTTCCACGAACCGTAACTCATGGTTCATGGTGCAGCTCGTGCCGTTCCTGAAATCGTACGGTCTGACGTTGGATAATTCTTACAGTGATTTACCGGCGGAGGGCAAGCGCTATTTGCGCGACGGCACGTCCAAAAAATTCCGTTTCCGTTATGAAAATATGCGCGGCGAAGTCAAGAGCTATGATCGAGCGTTTGAAGGTGTCGTTCCCATGGTGAAACGTCGCCATCGCGACGCCTTCTCGGACAGTCAGCGGCAGGAAATGGAACGCTACATGACGGAGGTTCCCTGTACGGAATGTCAGGGCGCGCGCCTCAAACCGGAAGTGTTGGCGTTCAAGGTCGGCGGCTTGAACATTCATGAGCTGACCTGCCTTTCGATTGCGGAGATTCGCGATTTTTTGAACGAACTCGAACTGACGGAAAAAGAAATGATCATTGCCCACCAAATTGTGAAAGAACTCAATGCGCGCATCGGTTTCCTTTATGATGTGGGCTTGGGGTATTTGACGCTGGCCCGCTCATCGGGCACGCTGTCCGGCGGGGAGGCGCAGCGGATTCGTCTGGCGACGCAGATCGGCTCGGGTCTCGTCGGCGTGCTTTACATTTTGGACGAACCTTCGATCGGTCTGCACCAGCGCGATAATGATCGCTTGCTGGCGACCTTGAAAGGACTGCGCGATTTGGGCAACAGCCTGATCGTCGTCGAGCATGATGAAGATACCATCCGCGCGGCGGACCACATCGTCGATATCGGTCCGGGAGCCGGTGAATACGGCGGTCAAATTGTCGCGCAGGGGGATTTAAAAACCATTTTGCAAACGCCGCAATCGCTGACCGGACAATACCTCGCGGGTAAGCGTTACATTCCCGTACCGGCGCAACGCCGCAAAGGCAACGGCAAAAAACTTGTGGTCCGCGGCGCGAGTGAACACAACTTACAGAATATTGATGTGACGTTTCCCTTGGGCTGCCTTACGGTCGTGACCGGGGTATCCGGTTCGGGTAAAAGTACGCTGGTGAACGAGATTCTTTACAAAGGATTGGCCAACGGTCTGTATCGTAAATACCACCGTACCGGCACGTATAAAAGCATTACCGGCGCGAAAAATATCGACAAAATTATCGATATCAACCAGCAGCCGATCGGACGCACGCCGCGTTCCAATCCGGTGACGTATACCGGCGTTTTCACGCCGATTCGTGAATTGTACAGCCAAACGCCGGAAGCGAAGTTGCGCGGCTATAAGCCGGGGCGTTTCAGCTTCAATATGAGCGGCGGTCGGTGCGAGGCCTGCAAAGGCGACGGCATCATTAAAATTGAAATGCATTTCCTGCCCGACGTGTACGTGCCCTGCGAAGTCTGTCACGGCGCGCGCTATAATCGTGAAACGCTGGAAGTGAAATATAAAGGCAAAAATATTTCCGATGTGCTCAATATGACGGTGGATGAAGCGGTCGAATTTTTTGCCAATCATCCGGCCATTGTCCGAAAACTGCAAACGATTCAGGACGTGGGACTCGGGTACATTCGTCTCGGTCAGCCGGCGACCACGCTTTCCGGCGGGGAAGCGCAGCGTGTCAAATTGGCGACGGAGCTGGCGAAACGCAGTACCGGCAAGACGCTCTACCTTCTGGATGAACCGACCACCGGATTGCATGTGGCGGATATTCACAAACTGATGGATGTCTTGCAGAGAATTGTGGATGAAGGCGATACCGTGGTGATCATCGAGCACAATTTAGATGTGATCAAATGCGCCGATCATATTATTGACTTGGGACCGGAAGGCGGCTCGGGCGGCGGTACGATCGTGGCGACCGGCACGCCGGAAGAAGTGGCGGCCGTGCCGGAGTCATACACGGGTCATTATTTAGCGCCATTGCTGGAACGGGCGCAAAAACTCGGTCAGGTGGAGGATCGTCATGCGGCAAGTGAATGA
- the uvrC gene encoding excinuclease ABC subunit UvrC, translating into MRQVNERIQTKLDALPTTPGVYQWKDRFGKVIYVGKAVNLRSRVRSYVREESKNSPKVNAMMNHAEDVDFILTKTELEALILECNLIKRLHPKYNILLRDDKTYPYIKITLQEDYPRVFMTRRLVRDGARYLGPFTDVGSVARTLKTLRQIYPLRTCRSMKVRRPCLQYHLKRCQAPCMGWVEQAAYHQMAQEVCDIFEGKNRQWLHRWEDSMKEAAAAMRYEEAARYRDRIAALKSVQERQNIVAAAGNLDMIGVARTADKVGVVILLVRAGKVIGKENYMVSGSYGESDAEVLAGFIKNYYTGSADRVPKEVAVPFLPADAELLGEWLTAERGSQVKIAVPQRGFRRGLKDMAQDNAAKYLADKELQWQHTVDKQSGAVRDLAEILDLPNLPERIECFDISHIQGAETVASMSVLIDGKPTGSEYRKFKLKTVQGKPDDFASMREIMARRYGNHPDWPLPDLIVIDGGKGQLHAALPVIRECGVQTPVIALAERIEEIFTEYSNEPIVLDHRLPALQLLQTVRDEAHRFAITYHRKLRSKRNFQSILDHIDGIGPKRRQALWQAFPNLDAMRAADVEALAAVPGMNRKAAEAVHAFLRAEKHEKQQQLQTKEDNQKWV; encoded by the coding sequence ATGCGGCAAGTGAATGAGCGGATCCAAACCAAGCTCGACGCCTTGCCGACCACACCCGGGGTCTACCAGTGGAAAGATCGGTTCGGTAAAGTCATCTACGTCGGCAAAGCGGTGAATTTACGAAGCCGCGTGCGTTCCTACGTGCGGGAAGAAAGCAAGAACAGTCCCAAAGTGAATGCCATGATGAACCATGCCGAAGATGTCGACTTTATTCTGACCAAGACGGAACTCGAAGCGCTCATTCTCGAATGCAATTTGATTAAACGCTTGCATCCGAAATACAATATCCTACTGCGGGATGATAAAACGTATCCGTACATCAAAATCACGTTGCAGGAAGATTATCCGCGCGTCTTTATGACGCGGCGGCTGGTGCGTGACGGCGCGCGGTACCTGGGACCGTTTACCGACGTCGGCTCGGTGGCGCGGACATTGAAAACCTTGCGGCAGATTTACCCCTTGCGGACCTGTCGATCAATGAAAGTACGACGACCCTGCCTGCAATACCATTTGAAACGCTGCCAGGCGCCCTGCATGGGCTGGGTGGAACAAGCCGCGTACCATCAAATGGCGCAGGAAGTCTGCGATATTTTTGAAGGTAAAAATCGGCAGTGGCTGCACCGTTGGGAAGACAGCATGAAAGAGGCGGCCGCGGCGATGCGCTATGAGGAAGCGGCCCGTTACCGGGACCGTATCGCCGCTTTGAAGAGCGTGCAGGAACGGCAAAATATCGTGGCCGCCGCCGGCAACTTGGATATGATCGGCGTCGCCCGCACGGCGGATAAAGTGGGTGTCGTCATTTTACTTGTCCGCGCCGGCAAAGTGATCGGCAAAGAAAACTATATGGTCAGCGGCTCATACGGTGAAAGCGATGCGGAAGTATTGGCCGGATTTATCAAAAATTATTACACCGGCAGCGCGGACCGCGTGCCGAAAGAAGTGGCCGTGCCGTTTTTGCCGGCCGACGCCGAATTGCTCGGTGAATGGCTGACGGCGGAGCGGGGCTCGCAGGTGAAAATCGCCGTGCCGCAACGCGGTTTTCGACGCGGCTTGAAAGATATGGCGCAGGACAATGCCGCGAAGTACCTCGCGGATAAAGAACTGCAATGGCAGCACACGGTGGATAAGCAAAGCGGCGCCGTGCGCGATCTCGCGGAAATTTTGGATCTGCCCAATTTACCCGAACGCATTGAGTGTTTTGATATCAGTCATATTCAGGGCGCGGAGACCGTCGCCTCCATGAGTGTTTTGATCGACGGCAAACCGACCGGCAGCGAATATCGTAAATTCAAATTGAAAACCGTACAGGGCAAGCCGGATGATTTCGCCTCCATGCGTGAAATCATGGCGCGCCGTTACGGCAATCATCCCGATTGGCCGTTGCCGGATCTGATCGTTATTGACGGCGGTAAAGGACAGTTGCATGCGGCGTTGCCCGTTATTCGCGAGTGCGGCGTCCAAACACCGGTCATAGCTCTGGCGGAACGGATCGAAGAGATTTTTACCGAGTACAGCAACGAACCGATTGTGCTGGATCATCGGTTACCGGCGCTGCAGTTATTGCAGACGGTGCGTGATGAAGCCCATCGGTTCGCGATTACGTACCATCGTAAATTGCGCAGCAAACGAAATTTCCAATCCATCTTGGATCATATCGACGGCATCGGTCCGAAACGTCGTCAGGCGCTATGGCAGGCGTTTCCGAATTTGGACGCGATGCGCGCGGCCGATGTCGAAGCATTGGCGGCCGTGCCCGGCATGAATCGGAAAGCCGCCGAAGCCGTGCACGCGTTTTTGCGGGCGGAGAAACACGAAAAGCAGCAGCAACTGCAGACGAAAGAAGACAATCAAAAATGGGTATAA
- a CDS encoding substrate-binding domain-containing protein — MKQGKRLGLAAVSVVMALAIAGCGGGSGSKSGGDKAAFDLAKDIHVISREDGSGTRGAFIELLGIEVKENGKKVDRTLSSAQITNSTNVMMTSVANDAYALGYISLGSLNDTVKALKVDGVEATPANVMNGQYKLARPFNVVINKEKGLTPQAQDFLKFIHSKEGQKIVTDNGYIAVDQAPAAYTPANQSGKIVCAGSSSVTPVMEKLAEAYQKANPNLKVEVQQSDSTTGVQSAISGTADLGMASRELKDSEKGKVDGNVIAKDGLAVVVNKANSVENIKADSVRDVYIGKITKWQDAK, encoded by the coding sequence ATGAAACAAGGCAAACGTTTGGGTTTGGCAGCAGTCAGTGTAGTAATGGCATTAGCAATTGCGGGTTGCGGTGGCGGTTCCGGCTCCAAATCCGGCGGCGACAAAGCGGCTTTTGATTTGGCCAAAGATATTCACGTTATTTCCCGTGAAGACGGTTCCGGTACGCGTGGCGCGTTCATTGAATTGTTGGGTATTGAAGTCAAAGAAAACGGTAAGAAAGTCGACCGTACTTTGAGCTCCGCGCAGATTACGAACAGCACCAACGTCATGATGACCAGCGTAGCGAATGACGCGTATGCGCTCGGCTACATTTCCCTCGGTTCGTTGAACGATACCGTAAAAGCCTTGAAAGTTGACGGCGTGGAAGCAACCCCGGCGAACGTTATGAACGGCCAATACAAATTGGCTCGTCCGTTCAACGTCGTCATCAACAAAGAAAAAGGTCTGACGCCGCAAGCGCAAGACTTCCTGAAATTTATCCACAGTAAAGAAGGCCAGAAGATCGTTACCGACAACGGCTACATCGCGGTGGATCAAGCTCCGGCGGCGTACACTCCGGCGAACCAGTCCGGCAAAATCGTATGCGCAGGTTCGTCTTCGGTAACTCCGGTCATGGAAAAACTGGCGGAAGCCTATCAGAAAGCCAACCCGAACCTGAAAGTCGAAGTTCAGCAGAGCGACTCGACGACCGGTGTTCAATCGGCGATCAGCGGCACGGCCGACCTCGGTATGGCATCGCGTGAATTGAAAGACAGCGAAAAAGGTAAAGTAGACGGTAACGTTATTGCCAAAGACGGTTTGGCAGTTGTGGTCAACAAAGCGAACAGCGTAGAAAACATTAAAGCGGATTCTGTTCGTGACGTTTACATTGGCAAAATTACGAAATGGCAGGATGCGAAATAA
- the pstC gene encoding phosphate ABC transporter permease subunit PstC, producing the protein MNSQISEKLMSWTVHVMAAMSIICVFLIGLFIFAKGIPPMFTIGLRDFLLGTSWRPTDVPPTYGIFPMIIGSMLVTLGAILMGGPVALAAAVCLSFFAPEKWRRVLRSLVLLLAGIPSIVYGFFGMVVMVPMVREYLGGNGNSVFTAALLLAIMILPTIISVSESALSTVPDRYYEGGRALGLTHERTVVGIMVPAASGGILASFVLGIGRAVGETMAVIMVAGNQAIIPSSLWDGTRTLTANVVLEMGYAADMHREALIATGAILFIMILLLNTLFLFLRERLVKS; encoded by the coding sequence ATGAATTCGCAGATAAGTGAAAAGTTGATGAGTTGGACGGTGCATGTGATGGCGGCAATGTCCATCATATGCGTCTTCCTCATCGGGCTCTTTATCTTTGCCAAAGGAATTCCGCCGATGTTTACCATCGGTTTGCGCGATTTCCTTTTGGGAACAAGTTGGCGCCCGACGGACGTACCGCCCACATACGGGATTTTCCCGATGATCATTGGCAGTATGCTGGTCACTCTCGGTGCGATTTTGATGGGCGGACCGGTTGCCTTGGCGGCAGCCGTCTGCCTTTCTTTTTTTGCACCGGAAAAGTGGCGGCGTGTCCTACGTTCGTTAGTTTTATTATTGGCCGGTATCCCTTCGATCGTCTACGGTTTCTTCGGGATGGTCGTCATGGTGCCGATGGTTCGCGAGTATTTAGGCGGCAACGGCAACAGCGTGTTTACGGCGGCGTTATTGCTTGCCATCATGATTTTACCGACGATTATTTCGGTCAGCGAATCAGCGCTTTCCACGGTACCGGACCGTTACTATGAAGGCGGCCGCGCGTTGGGTTTGACCCACGAACGCACCGTGGTCGGGATCATGGTGCCGGCGGCTTCCGGCGGTATCTTGGCGTCGTTTGTCTTGGGGATCGGCCGCGCAGTCGGTGAAACGATGGCCGTTATCATGGTCGCGGGTAACCAGGCGATTATTCCGTCGTCACTTTGGGACGGGACGCGTACTTTGACGGCCAATGTCGTTTTGGAAATGGGTTACGCGGCAGACATGCACAGGGAAGCGTTGATCGCGACCGGCGCGATTTTGTTTATTATGATTTTGCTGTTGAATACGCTGTTCCTGTTTTTACGTGAAAGGCTGGTTAAATCATGA